In Desulfonatronospira thiodismutans ASO3-1, a single window of DNA contains:
- the ftsH gene encoding ATP-dependent zinc metalloprotease FtsH — MQDKQKQQKPDFRNDTFLHVLILLFLVLLFWNFAGPMWQPAQISYSDFLAQLREDNVEEVTVRGDRIEGSVHEEVEKDDITYTDFVTYTPAFGDDQLMPLLQEKDIQVYTQPERSPIFWYLLLSTIPLLLIALLIYSQYRKMQGGGGMFGLGKSQAKKFDQGKQSTTFQDVAGAREAKVELMEVVDYLKDPGKIHEMGGKVPRGVILVGPPGTGKTLLAKAVAGESGVSFLSITGSDFMEMFVGVGAKRVRNLFEEARQNAPSIIYIDEIDAIGRRRGSGMGGGHDEREQTLNQLLGELDGFEEHENIVVMTSTNRPDILDPALTRPGRFDRRILVDLPTVQDRVELLQVHSKNKQLGQDVDLERLARETPGFSGADLENLMNEAALMAARDGRSHINSQDIETARDKILMGLKRHGLVMTHEEKRMVAYHEAGHAIVGAVLPHADPVYKVSIVPRSQSMGATQQFPDREQYIFAREYLLDRLAVMMGGRCAEVQVFSTATSGAANDLQEATKIARRMVMEWGMSEAFEHMAPGGPGKEIFLGEDLGKTREYSESTAQKIDLEVEAILKKAYERANEVLSSRRQAMDELAESLMQNDEVSGETVYAIVEGKKA; from the coding sequence ATGCAAGACAAGCAAAAACAGCAAAAACCCGATTTTCGAAACGATACTTTTCTGCATGTTCTGATTTTATTGTTTCTGGTCCTGCTTTTCTGGAATTTTGCAGGCCCCATGTGGCAGCCGGCGCAAATCAGCTACAGCGACTTCCTGGCTCAGCTGCGCGAGGACAACGTGGAGGAAGTCACCGTGCGCGGGGACAGGATTGAAGGCTCGGTACATGAAGAAGTGGAAAAGGATGATATCACCTATACCGATTTTGTGACCTATACCCCGGCCTTTGGAGATGACCAGCTCATGCCCCTTCTCCAGGAAAAGGACATCCAGGTCTATACCCAGCCGGAGCGAAGTCCCATCTTCTGGTATCTGCTTCTTTCCACCATACCCTTGCTCCTTATCGCGCTGCTTATTTATTCCCAGTACAGAAAAATGCAGGGCGGAGGCGGGATGTTCGGTCTCGGCAAAAGCCAGGCCAAAAAATTCGACCAGGGCAAGCAGAGCACCACCTTCCAGGACGTGGCCGGAGCCAGGGAGGCCAAGGTGGAACTCATGGAAGTTGTGGACTACCTCAAGGATCCCGGGAAAATCCACGAAATGGGGGGCAAGGTTCCCCGGGGAGTAATACTTGTGGGCCCGCCCGGCACAGGCAAGACACTTCTGGCCAAGGCGGTGGCCGGCGAGTCCGGGGTCTCCTTTTTAAGTATCACCGGATCGGACTTCATGGAAATGTTTGTGGGAGTGGGAGCCAAGAGGGTGCGCAACCTGTTTGAAGAAGCCAGGCAAAACGCCCCGAGCATTATCTACATTGACGAGATTGACGCCATAGGCCGCAGGCGCGGTTCAGGAATGGGCGGAGGCCATGACGAGCGGGAGCAGACCCTGAACCAGCTTCTGGGGGAACTGGACGGTTTTGAAGAACATGAAAACATCGTGGTCATGACCTCCACCAACCGTCCGGACATCCTGGACCCTGCCCTGACCAGACCAGGAAGATTCGACCGGCGTATCCTGGTGGATCTGCCCACGGTCCAGGACCGTGTGGAGCTTCTTCAGGTGCATTCCAAAAATAAACAGCTTGGCCAGGATGTGGACCTGGAACGCCTGGCCAGGGAAACTCCCGGTTTTTCCGGGGCGGACCTGGAAAACCTCATGAACGAGGCCGCCCTTATGGCGGCCAGGGACGGCCGCAGCCATATTAACAGCCAGGACATTGAAACGGCCAGAGACAAGATCCTCATGGGCCTGAAGCGCCACGGACTGGTCATGACTCATGAAGAAAAGCGCATGGTGGCTTACCATGAAGCCGGGCACGCCATTGTGGGAGCGGTACTGCCCCATGCGGACCCGGTATACAAGGTCTCAATCGTACCCAGAAGTCAGTCCATGGGAGCTACACAGCAGTTTCCGGACCGGGAACAGTACATTTTTGCCCGGGAATATCTGCTGGACCGCCTGGCGGTGATGATGGGCGGACGCTGCGCCGAGGTCCAGGTTTTTTCCACCGCCACCAGCGGGGCGGCCAACGACCTGCAGGAAGCCACCAAAATAGCACGCAGAATGGTCATGGAATGGGGAATGAGCGAGGCCTTCGAGCATATGGCGCCAGGCGGGCCGGGCAAGGAAATCTTCCTGGGAGAGGATCTGGGCAAAACCAGGGAATACAGCGAATCCACCGCCCAGAAAATTGACCTGGAAGTAGAAGCCATTCTGAAAAAGGCTTACGAGCGGGCAAACGAGGTGTTATCCTCCCGCAGGCAGGCTATGGACGAACTGGCCGAATCCTTGATGCAGAATGACGAGGTTTCCGGAGAAACCGTGTACGCCATAGTTGAAGGGAAAAAAGCTTAG
- a CDS encoding MogA/MoaB family molybdenum cofactor biosynthesis protein gives MLVIQGKGKIAAGKTLVLGPPGAVGVRGTYTGDDPVLRALRAGVFLQRDIPVFQVLDKPWINGDGETGFLGIVLQALADVDLEESPELRVKCRGRSLAWITLSDKGARGERTDTSGPMIRETAEKGLSLTLCRGWVIPDDAYLLRSLLQHLAFNSGFDLIVTTGGTGLGPRDITPEVTGHAVEKRLPGFEQAMMAASLQKTPHAAISRAVAGTLDQSIILNLPGSPRGVKENLEAVLPAMEHALAKLQGDVADCAST, from the coding sequence ATGTTGGTTATCCAAGGTAAAGGAAAAATTGCTGCTGGAAAAACCTTAGTTCTGGGGCCGCCGGGTGCAGTGGGAGTGCGCGGCACTTACACAGGTGATGATCCGGTGCTTAGAGCACTGCGGGCCGGGGTCTTTCTGCAGCGGGATATTCCTGTTTTTCAGGTGCTGGATAAGCCCTGGATAAACGGGGACGGTGAGACAGGCTTTCTGGGAATTGTTCTCCAGGCCCTGGCGGATGTGGACCTGGAAGAAAGTCCTGAGCTGCGGGTCAAGTGCCGGGGAAGATCCCTGGCCTGGATAACCCTGAGCGACAAGGGGGCCAGGGGGGAGCGTACAGACACCAGCGGCCCCATGATCCGGGAGACCGCAGAAAAAGGGCTTTCTCTTACTCTTTGCAGGGGCTGGGTTATACCCGATGATGCTTATCTTCTACGTTCGCTTCTGCAGCACCTGGCTTTTAATTCCGGTTTTGACCTGATAGTCACCACCGGCGGCACCGGACTCGGGCCACGGGATATCACCCCCGAGGTGACCGGTCATGCAGTAGAAAAGCGCCTGCCGGGATTCGAGCAGGCCATGATGGCCGCCTCCCTGCAGAAGACCCCGCATGCAGCTATCTCCCGGGCGGTAGCCGGCACCCTGGATCAAAGCATCATTTTAAACCTCCCGGGAAGTCCCAGGGGGGTCAAAGAAAACCTGGAAGCAGTGTTGCCGGCCATGGAGCATGCCCTGGCCAAGCTGCAGGGGGATGTCGCCGACTGTGCTTCGACCTGA
- a CDS encoding UvrD-helicase domain-containing protein codes for MDTFLADLHIHSCYSRATSKSLDPPSLAAWAAAKGIHVVGTGDFTHPGWVQMLREHLVQGEDGLLCLREKSDLSSYIPGFEQRLEAKTRFMLSAEISSIYKQGGRVRKIHNLVFFPGFEQAEKFNSKLERIGNLKADGRPILGLDSRSLLEMVLDTDPWGFVIPAHIWTPWFSLFGSKSGFDSLEECFGDLAGYIFALETGLSSDPEMNWMWSKLDRFAMVSNSDAHSAENLGREVNLFQGEMSYEGMFRALRREGLGNRFLGTLEFYPEEGKYHLDGHRKCGVVMDPRQTMAHRGKCPVCGKDITVGVLNRVMAMADREEPSRPDYQPGFSSVIPLKEIISEILGVGPKTKKVQSFYNSLVHRFGPELQILQNVPVEDLGRFNSPLGKGIARMRTGEVIRQPGYDGEYGVVRVFTDTERQEFKKGKRLMPVAEDNRKQEYKRIKSVQEDPESAARVQEKHLEFNAAQQQAIEAGPEPVLVMAGPGTGKTQTLMGKVSRLLEQEVNPRHILVLTFTRKAARELKDRLISIHGDDQALPRAETMHAMAFEHWKRVYGEEPLILGEEEAFKVFAESSPDLKGSALKKAWQETGAAREQLLALPAAGENYNRQKQDWNQVDYADLLEFWLQELQSGKFVRPYTHVLVDEIQDLSRLQLEIIRELLPEKGEGFFGIGDPRQSIYGFRGAVGDVPQVLRSFWPDLQVVSLKENYRSSRGILELSQGLFPEDASLEAKVALPAGMTLYRAAEGVQEAHWVGQRISELLGGTGHWQMDGQTEPSGLAPEDIAILVRFKALGTVLEKELHRMGIPVCVPQQEPFYQDHRVELILKAASRVLGVSWSQEVFECPEKVLAKGPLGLAAYLGDVPPFDRFFWQSRAFRELEKQYREKGGWAGLINHIRLESELDQAEMKSRKVKILTMHAAKGLEFEAVFLPCLEDGIVPFAGMDFLLGKPAQAEHKSDELEERRLFYVALTRARRHLYLSLAGSRKVYGRLLRLKESRFLSMLDLTGVHKTRARICKTKREKRPRLF; via the coding sequence ATGGATACATTTCTGGCTGATCTGCACATACATTCCTGTTATTCCCGGGCCACCAGCAAAAGCCTTGATCCTCCAAGCCTGGCCGCCTGGGCCGCGGCCAAGGGCATCCATGTGGTGGGCACCGGCGATTTCACCCATCCCGGCTGGGTGCAGATGCTCAGAGAACACCTGGTCCAGGGGGAAGACGGTCTGCTCTGCCTGCGTGAAAAAAGCGACCTGTCCTCATATATACCCGGCTTTGAGCAAAGGCTGGAGGCAAAAACAAGGTTCATGCTTTCAGCGGAGATAAGCTCCATCTACAAGCAGGGGGGCAGGGTGCGCAAAATTCACAACCTGGTTTTTTTCCCGGGATTTGAACAGGCGGAAAAATTCAACAGCAAGCTGGAGCGCATCGGCAACCTCAAGGCCGACGGACGGCCCATACTGGGCCTGGATTCCAGGAGCCTTCTGGAGATGGTTCTGGATACAGACCCCTGGGGTTTTGTAATCCCGGCCCATATATGGACGCCCTGGTTTTCCCTTTTTGGTTCCAAGTCCGGGTTCGACAGCCTGGAAGAGTGTTTCGGGGACCTGGCGGGCTATATTTTCGCCCTGGAAACAGGATTGTCTTCTGATCCGGAAATGAACTGGATGTGGAGCAAGCTGGACCGGTTTGCCATGGTGTCCAATTCTGATGCACACAGCGCTGAAAACCTGGGCCGGGAAGTGAATCTTTTCCAGGGAGAAATGAGTTACGAGGGCATGTTTCGGGCCCTGCGCCGGGAGGGTCTGGGGAACAGGTTTCTGGGGACCCTGGAATTTTATCCTGAAGAGGGCAAGTATCACCTGGACGGACACCGCAAGTGCGGGGTGGTCATGGATCCCAGACAGACCATGGCCCACAGGGGGAAGTGTCCGGTGTGCGGCAAGGATATCACTGTAGGCGTACTCAACAGGGTCATGGCCATGGCTGACCGGGAGGAGCCCAGCCGACCTGATTATCAGCCGGGGTTTTCCTCGGTGATCCCTTTAAAGGAGATAATTTCAGAGATCCTGGGGGTCGGGCCCAAAACCAAGAAGGTGCAGAGCTTTTACAACAGCCTGGTACACAGGTTCGGTCCGGAGCTGCAGATACTGCAGAACGTGCCGGTGGAAGATCTGGGCAGATTCAACAGCCCTCTGGGCAAGGGCATTGCCAGGATGCGCACCGGAGAGGTTATCCGTCAGCCCGGATATGACGGGGAATACGGTGTGGTCAGGGTGTTTACCGACACTGAAAGGCAGGAGTTCAAAAAGGGCAAAAGACTCATGCCTGTAGCTGAAGACAACCGGAAACAGGAATATAAGCGCATAAAGTCCGTGCAGGAAGACCCTGAGAGTGCTGCCCGGGTCCAGGAAAAACACCTGGAATTCAATGCCGCCCAGCAGCAGGCCATTGAGGCCGGTCCGGAGCCCGTTCTGGTCATGGCCGGTCCGGGCACGGGCAAGACTCAGACCCTCATGGGCAAAGTAAGCAGGCTTCTTGAGCAGGAGGTAAATCCAAGGCATATCCTGGTGCTGACTTTTACCCGCAAAGCGGCCAGAGAGCTCAAGGATCGCCTAATAAGCATCCATGGAGACGATCAGGCCCTGCCCCGGGCGGAAACCATGCATGCCATGGCCTTTGAGCACTGGAAAAGGGTCTATGGAGAGGAACCGCTTATCCTGGGTGAAGAAGAGGCCTTCAAGGTGTTTGCAGAATCCAGTCCGGATCTCAAGGGTTCTGCACTGAAAAAGGCCTGGCAGGAGACAGGGGCGGCCAGGGAACAGCTTCTGGCATTGCCTGCTGCCGGAGAGAACTACAATCGACAGAAGCAGGACTGGAACCAGGTTGACTATGCCGATCTGCTGGAGTTCTGGCTTCAGGAGCTGCAAAGCGGCAAATTTGTCCGACCCTACACCCATGTACTGGTGGACGAGATTCAGGACCTGTCCCGGCTGCAGCTGGAGATAATCAGGGAACTGCTCCCGGAGAAAGGGGAGGGATTTTTCGGCATCGGCGATCCCAGGCAGTCCATCTACGGCTTTCGCGGCGCAGTTGGGGATGTGCCGCAGGTGCTTCGTTCCTTCTGGCCGGACCTGCAGGTTGTAAGCCTCAAGGAAAACTACCGTTCGTCCCGGGGTATCCTGGAGCTGTCCCAGGGTCTTTTTCCAGAAGACGCAAGCCTTGAGGCCAAAGTAGCCCTTCCGGCCGGCATGACCCTGTACCGGGCTGCCGAGGGAGTGCAGGAGGCCCACTGGGTGGGGCAGAGAATCAGTGAACTCCTGGGAGGTACGGGGCACTGGCAGATGGACGGGCAGACTGAGCCCTCAGGCCTGGCCCCGGAGGATATAGCCATTCTGGTGCGCTTCAAGGCCCTGGGCACTGTCCTGGAAAAAGAGCTGCACCGAATGGGCATACCGGTCTGTGTGCCCCAACAGGAGCCGTTTTACCAGGATCACAGGGTGGAGCTTATCCTCAAGGCGGCGTCCCGGGTGCTTGGGGTCAGCTGGAGCCAAGAGGTGTTTGAATGTCCGGAAAAGGTACTGGCTAAAGGCCCCCTTGGCCTGGCTGCTTATCTCGGGGACGTGCCTCCTTTTGACAGGTTTTTCTGGCAGAGCAGGGCCTTCAGGGAGCTGGAAAAGCAGTACAGGGAAAAAGGAGGCTGGGCAGGTCTTATTAACCATATCCGCCTGGAAAGCGAGCTGGATCAGGCGGAAATGAAGAGCAGAAAGGTCAAGATTCTGACCATGCACGCGGCCAAGGGCCTGGAGTTTGAAGCCGTGTTTCTGCCGTGCCTGGAGGACGGGATTGTGCCTTTCGCCGGCATGGATTTTCTGCTGGGCAAGCCAGCTCAGGCAGAGCACAAAAGCGATGAGCTTGAAGAAAGAAGGCTTTTTTATGTGGCGCTCACCAGGGCCAGGCGGCATCTCTATCTAAGCCTCGCCGGAAGCAGGAAAGTTTATGGTCGGCTGCTCAGGCTGAAGGAGTCCAGATTTTTATCCATGCTTGACCTGACAGGGGTACATAAGACCAGGGCCAGGATCTGTAAAACTAAAAGGGAAAAGAGGCCCAGACTTTTTTAG
- a CDS encoding twitching motility protein PilT, translating into MRVVLDANVIIAAAAARGVCEAVFELCLEQHQLIICEGLEKLRFKINVPAPVVAEYLQLLRNNAETVTPSAVDPESCRDPDDLVILGLVSPGNVEAIPQSPNLFNPDSGSNKRLDFFVFFI; encoded by the coding sequence ATGAGGGTTGTTCTTGATGCCAACGTCATTATCGCGGCTGCAGCCGCCCGCGGGGTTTGCGAGGCGGTTTTTGAGCTTTGCCTGGAACAACATCAGCTCATCATCTGCGAAGGCCTCGAAAAGCTGCGATTCAAAATCAATGTCCCTGCTCCTGTTGTTGCCGAGTACCTGCAATTGCTGCGCAATAATGCAGAAACCGTGACACCCTCGGCAGTTGATCCGGAAAGCTGCCGCGATCCGGACGATCTGGTGATCCTTGGCCTGGTTTCACCAGGAAATGTGGAGGCAATCCCCCAATCCCCAAACCTTTTTAATCCCGATTCAGGATCCAACAAAAGACTTGATTTTTTTGTTTTTTTCATATAA
- a CDS encoding ribbon-helix-helix protein, CopG family gives MTTLTVRLPESMKNELDQLSRAENRAVSDIVRESLKRYIAVEKFRSVRGKILPFAEAQGLLTDEDVFKALS, from the coding sequence ATGACTACACTTACTGTTCGCCTGCCGGAAAGCATGAAAAACGAGCTTGACCAGCTCAGCCGTGCAGAAAACAGGGCGGTCAGCGATATTGTCCGGGAATCGCTGAAACGTTATATCGCAGTGGAAAAATTTCGCTCTGTGCGCGGGAAGATTTTGCCCTTTGCCGAGGCACAAGGCCTGCTGACTGACGAGGATGTATTCAAGGCCCTGTCATGA
- the relB gene encoding type II toxin-antitoxin system RelB family antitoxin, which produces MLAIRLPEEIEKRLGDLAEKTGRTKSFYAREAIMEHLEDLEDYYLAVHRLENPPERVWSLEELEQGIDLES; this is translated from the coding sequence ATGCTGGCTATCAGACTGCCTGAAGAAATAGAAAAAAGACTGGGTGATCTGGCTGAAAAAACCGGAAGAACAAAATCATTTTATGCCCGGGAAGCAATCATGGAGCACCTGGAAGATCTGGAAGACTATTACCTGGCTGTGCACAGGCTGGAGAATCCCCCGGAAAGGGTCTGGTCGTTAGAGGAGCTGGAGCAGGGAATTGATCTGGAGAGTTGA
- a CDS encoding type II toxin-antitoxin system RelE family toxin produces MIWRVEFDDRARKELRRLDRQAQANILRYLRDRICTPEDPRRFGDPLRKNMSGFWKYRTGPYRIICDIQECVVTVRIVRIGHRKNIYTT; encoded by the coding sequence TTGATCTGGAGAGTTGAATTTGACGACCGGGCCAGAAAAGAGCTGCGCAGGCTGGATCGGCAGGCGCAGGCCAATATCCTTCGTTATCTACGTGACCGGATTTGCACACCTGAAGATCCCCGCCGCTTTGGAGATCCTCTGCGCAAAAATATGTCTGGATTCTGGAAATACCGCACAGGACCATACCGGATTATCTGCGACATCCAGGAATGTGTGGTCACGGTCCGGATTGTACGCATTGGTCACCGCAAAAATATTTATACAACCTGA